A part of Nitrospinaceae bacterium genomic DNA contains:
- a CDS encoding 4Fe-4S dicluster domain-containing protein yields the protein MPSLRKKTPKGSKQARRTFLRKIGWVVSALAVGGVSWLMRARAHQPLRKKLAEENPFAVYVSGPLRPPGAVEEGLFRKRCTGCYLCGEVCPVKAIRFTQSVGLASVTPVIFPGKRGCILCMRCTKVCPTGAIAPLDESQAGEVRMGIAILDKRTCLPHIHRGRCEACFTICPMKGEAIIQRGLLKPEVIAEKCVGCGLCEEVCPVPTKAIHVLPPNTVERPARKLA from the coding sequence ATGCCCTCTTTGAGAAAAAAAACGCCGAAGGGATCGAAGCAGGCTCGGCGTACTTTTTTGCGAAAAATCGGCTGGGTGGTGTCGGCGTTGGCCGTTGGCGGTGTCTCGTGGTTGATGCGTGCACGCGCTCACCAACCTTTGCGGAAAAAGCTGGCCGAGGAAAATCCTTTCGCCGTTTATGTGAGCGGCCCGCTCAGGCCACCCGGTGCGGTGGAGGAGGGCTTATTCAGAAAGCGTTGCACGGGTTGTTATCTTTGCGGCGAGGTTTGTCCGGTTAAGGCGATTCGATTTACTCAAAGCGTTGGGCTGGCTTCGGTGACACCAGTAATTTTTCCAGGCAAGCGTGGTTGTATACTTTGTATGCGTTGCACGAAGGTGTGCCCGACTGGAGCGATTGCGCCCCTCGATGAATCTCAGGCCGGTGAAGTTCGTATGGGAATCGCAATTCTCGACAAACGAACCTGCCTGCCTCATATTCACCGGGGACGCTGCGAGGCTTGTTTCACGATATGCCCTATGAAAGGAGAAGCTATCATTCAGCGGGGGCTACTCAAGCCTGAGGTGATTGCTGAGAAGTGTGTAGGTTGTGGGCTATGCGAGGAAGTGTGCCCGGTGCCCACCAAGGCGATTCATGTTCTGCCACCTAACACAGTAGAGCGGCCAGCACGTAAGCTTGCTTGA
- a CDS encoding 4Fe-4S binding protein, producing the protein MWHLVRKTTQTLVFLSLIVAPALALYDVGVHTRSLYGPPEYSLNSRRIRGGGAVPTFFINEMEALIGERPRSAQPLSGYFAGSPWAMSIGGYFVIDPLNALGALVAGGGVGKILLAALPFLVLTALLGRVFCGWLCPVHFLLEMGDSLRSLLTRFGVPVRNFRLKRTMKYAVLGFGVVSTLGLGAQIFPLIYPPAVLGRQLFELIFFGSLGAGFLFLIALALAEIFLSRRLWCRYLCPGGGLYSLLGYFRRVSIQRNKSACDDCGDCNQVCAFGLSPMTDATGIECTSCLECVRVCAVDALVFRFEPELRRRAGSEAAESSTEKREAARCPL; encoded by the coding sequence ATGTGGCATCTGGTTCGTAAAACAACTCAGACGCTTGTTTTCCTTTCTCTGATCGTGGCGCCAGCCCTCGCACTTTATGACGTGGGGGTGCACACCCGTTCTCTTTACGGCCCTCCTGAATATTCGCTTAATTCTAGGCGAATCAGAGGCGGGGGCGCGGTTCCTACTTTTTTTATTAACGAGATGGAAGCCCTCATAGGGGAGAGGCCGAGAAGCGCCCAACCTCTTTCGGGGTACTTCGCCGGAAGCCCCTGGGCGATGAGCATTGGCGGTTATTTTGTTATTGATCCGTTGAACGCGCTAGGTGCATTAGTGGCTGGCGGCGGAGTGGGCAAAATTCTGCTGGCCGCATTGCCGTTTCTCGTACTGACGGCCCTGCTCGGGCGCGTGTTCTGCGGCTGGTTGTGCCCGGTTCATTTCCTTCTTGAGATGGGAGACAGTCTCCGCAGTCTACTTACCCGGTTCGGGGTGCCGGTTCGCAATTTTCGTCTAAAACGCACGATGAAGTACGCTGTTCTCGGGTTTGGTGTGGTGTCAACGCTTGGGCTCGGAGCGCAAATTTTCCCCCTGATTTATCCACCAGCAGTTCTTGGTAGGCAGTTATTCGAACTGATCTTTTTCGGCTCCCTCGGGGCGGGATTTTTATTTCTCATCGCATTGGCGCTTGCAGAAATTTTTCTCTCGAGGCGGCTCTGGTGCCGGTACCTTTGTCCGGGCGGTGGGCTTTACTCGCTGCTCGGCTACTTTCGGCGCGTTTCCATCCAGCGCAACAAGTCGGCCTGCGATGATTGCGGGGACTGCAACCAGGTCTGCGCGTTTGGACTCTCGCCGATGACGGACGCGACGGGCATTGAATGCACTTCATGCCTCGAATGCGTTCGAGTGTGCGCGGTAGATGCGCTGGTGTTTCGCTTTGAGCCGGAGCTTCGGAGGCGGGCTGGGAGCGAAGCGGCGGAGTCGTCCACGGAAAAGAGAGAGGCCGCCCGATGCCCTCTTTGA